The genomic segment GCGAACGGCTCGCTTTCGCGGCTTTCCAACGTGGTCAAGCGGTTCGAGCAGCGCGGCTGGGTGGAGCGCTCCCCTGATCCCGACGACGGCCGGTACACCCTCGCCGCGCTCACCGACAGCGGTTACGAGGTGGTGGTCGCCGCCGCGCCGACCCACGTGCGCGCGGTGCGCCAGTTCGTCCTGGACCCGCTCACCGCCACCGACCAGCAGGCACTGGCCCGCATCGCGGAGAAACTGCGGGTACGCCCCATCGATCTCGAATGAGCACCGGGAGGGCCGCCTCGTGAGCAGTCTGGCCGACCGGCTGGCCACCGTGATCGGCCTCCCGGTGGTGCCCTACGACGCCGGGGGCGCGGTCGACCACGGCCTGGTCACCGCGCTGGCCCGGCGGCTGGTCGCCCACGGCGTGCGCGTGCTGACGCCCAACGGGAACACCGGCGAGTTCTACGCGCTGACCCCCGCCGAACGCCGTGCCGTGCTGACCAGCGTGTGCGCGGCCTGCGGGCCGGGCACCACGATCGTCGCGGGCGTCGGGTTCGACCTCGGCACGGCGGCCGAAGACGCCCGGTTCGCCCGCGACGCCGGGGCCGACGCGATCATGGTCCACCAGCCGGCGCTCCCCTACCTGGCCGCGGCGGGCTGGGTCGAGTACAACGCGGCGGTGGCGGCCGCGGTCCCCGAACTGGGCGTGCTGCCCTACCTCAGCACCACCGCCGTCCGCGGTCAGCACATCGCCGAACTCACGCGCCGGGCCCCGAACGTCGTCGGGCTCAAGTACTCGGTGCCCGACCCGGTCGTCTTCGCCACCACCGCCGCCGAAGCCGGTGACGGTCTACTGTGGATCGCCGGGCTGGCCGAGTCCTACGCGCCCGCGTACTGGCAGGCCGGTGCCCGCGGCTTCACCTCCGGACTGGTCAACCTCGCACCCGCGCTCTCGCTCGCGCTGCTCGACGCACTGCGCCGCGATGACCGGGAAGCGGCGACCGCGGTGTGGCGGCGGATCCGCCCGTTCGAGGAGCTGCGGGCCCGCGACCGCTCGGCCGGCAACGTGTCCGTGGTCAAGGAGGCGATGCACCAGCGCGGCCTGTGCCGCCGCGAGGTGCGGCCACCGAGCCACGTGCTGTCCGAGACCGGCGCCCGCGAGGTGTCCGACGTGATTTCGCCGTGGCTGGGCGAAATCCCGGCGCTGACCGTCGCATGAGGATCGATCGGCTGGACACCTTCCTGCAGCGCGTCGGCGACCGCCCGCGGGTGCTGGTGAAGATCACCACCGACGAGGGCGTGGCGGGCTGGGCGGAGGTGTACAACCACGGCCCCGACCTGGCCGTGCCGCCGCTGCTGGACTACCTGTTCGCCCAGATCCGCGGGATGGACGCGACCCGCCCGGCGTTCGTCAACCGGTTCCTGCTGCAGTCGTGCCGGTTCCCGCCGGGCGCGCTCGGCCTGGCCGCGATCGCGGCGATCGACCACGCGCTGTGGGACATCACCGGGCACGCGCTCGGCGTGCCGGTGTACCGGCTGCTCGGTGGCGCGGTGCGGGATCGGGTGCGGGTGTACGCGGGGTTGTATTCGGCGCCGGACGTGGGTGAACTCCGCGAGCGGACGGCGGAACTGCACGAGCGCGACGGGTTCACCGCGTTCAAGCTGAGCCCGTACCGCCGCGATCCGCACCGCACGCGCTTCGGGCTGGTGGCGAAGGCGCTCGGCGACTACTTCGCCGACGTGCGGGCCACGCACCCGGACGACTGGGAGTTCGCCTTCGACGCGCACGCCTGCTTGTGGGAACCGCGCCAGGCGGTGGCGCTCGGCGCGGCACTGGCCCCGAACGAACCGATGTTCCTGGAGGAACCGCTGCGGCCCGAGCACATCCCGGCATGGGCCCGGATCCGCGCGGAACTGCGGGTCCCGCTGGCCACCGGCGAGTCGCTCTACACCCCGAACGAGTTCCTGGCGCTGCTGACCGCCGGCGGCGCGGACATCGTGCAACCGGACACCTGCGTGGTCGGCGGGCTGACGCAGATGACCAAGATCGCCGCCCTCGCCGAGGCGCACTACGTACCGGTCTCGCCGCACAACCCGCTCGGCCCGCTGGCCACCGCGGCGAACGTGCACTTCGCCGCGGCGACGGTGAACTTCGGCATCCTGGAATTCAAGCCGGAGACGGTCGGCTGGTGTCCCGACCCGTACGAACCGGTCGACGGGCACCTGGAACTACGGCCCGGCCGCCCCGGCTGGGGTGTGGAGATCGACGAAGCCGCGTTGCGCGCCGACGACTGGGTGCGCTGGCACCGGCGGGTCCCGATCCGGCCGGACGGTTCGACCGCCTGGATGTGATCGCGGGCTAACCTGGCGGCAACCGACCCCCGGAGGAGAACCGCCGATGAAGAGCAGGCTGGTAGTGGCCGCGATGTTCGCCGCCGGAGCGGCGGCGGTGGCACGCGGGGTACGAGCGCGGGCACGCCTGCTCGAAGCGGTGGCGCCCGAACTGCGCGGCCCGTCGATGCTGCGGCTGCCCCTCGCGCTCAAGTCGCGGACGATGCTGCGCCTCATCCGGCTCGCACCCATCCCCCCGGCGCCGATCCCCGACGGGGTCGAAGTGGAGCGGCGGCTCCTGACCAGCGGCATCGAGGTCTACGTGTACGACGTGCCCGGCCGCACGCGGCCCTCGGGCGCGCTGCTGTGGATCCACGGCGGCGGGTACGTGATGGGCGACGCGGCCACCGACCACACCGCGTGCGGCCGGTTCGCGCGCGAACTCGGCATCACCGTGGTCAGCGTGAACTACCGGCTCGCCCCGGAGGACCCGTTCCCGGCGGGCCTGGACGACTGCTTCACCGCGTTGCGCTGGCTGCACGAGCACGCGGGTGAGCTGGGCGTCGATCCGGCCAGGATCGCGGTCGGCGGGGAAAGCGCGGGCGGTGGCCTGGCCGCCGCGCTCGCCCAGCGCGCGCACGACACCGGCGACCTCCCGGTGTGCTTCCAGCTGCTGGTCTACCCGATGCTGGACGACCGGACCACGCTGGCCGAGCGGCCGGACGCTCTGGTGTGGACACCGGCGTCGAACCGGTTCGGCTGGGCCGCCTACCTCGGGCACCCTTCGGCCGCCGGCGAGGACCGCCCGTACGCGGTGCCCGCCCGGCGCGCCGACCTGTCCGGCCTGCCGCCCGCGTGGATCGGCGTGGGCGACCTCGACCTGTTCCACGACGAGGACCTCGCCTACGCCGCCCGGTTGACCGAAGCCGGGGTGGCTTGCCAGGTCGAAGTCGTCCCCGGCATGTACCACGGCGCCGTCTCGCTGGTGCCCGGCGCGCCACTGGTCGAAGCCTTCCGCGACAGCTCGATGCGGGCACTCGGGACGGCGATCACCGGCTAGACCCACCGCGCTCAGTCGCGGGTGGAGTCCAGCCAGTCCTCGTAAAAGGGAGGCATGTCCGACGCGCGGCTGGTGAACCGGGCGTCGCGCTTCTCACGGAAGGCGGCCACGCCTTCGGTTCCGTCGCCGATGCTGGTGTAGAACATCGCCAGCGAGTCCACCCGGTGAGCGTCTTCCGGGCCGGGGCTCGCCGGGTTGCGGCGCATCATCTGGCGGGTCAGCGCGACCGCCACCGCCGACCGGCCGCGGGTCCACCGGTCCGCCAGCTCCCTGGCCGCGTCGAGCAGGTCCGCCGGCTCGTGCACCGACCGCACGAGCCCGGCCTCGTGGCTCTGGGCCGCGTCGAGGATGTCGGCGCTGTAGGCGAGATCCAGCGCGGTGGGCAGGCCGACCACGCGCGGCAGGAACCAGGTCGACGCGGCTTCCGGGACCACGCCGAGCCGCCCGAACACGAGCCCGATGCGGGCCTTGGCCGACGCCAGCCGCGCGTCCATGGCCAGCGTCATCGTCGCGCCGATGCCGACCGCGGCACCGTTGATCGCGGCGATGACCGGCTTGCGGCAGTCGTGGATCGCCAGCGTCACGCGGCCACCGGTGTCCCGGATCCGGGCGAGTTCCGGGTCGTCGAGGTCCGCCAGGTCGGCGAAGCCCGGCGTGCGGTCGCCGTCCAGGCCGAACACGTTGCCCTCGGAACTCAGGTCCATCCCGGCGCAGAACGCCCGCCCCGCCCCGGTCACGATGACCGCGCGCACCTCGTCGTCGTCGTTGACCTCCACGAACGCGGCTTCGAGTTCCTCGGCCATGGTCACGGTGAACGCGTTCAACTGCTCGGGGCGGTCCAGCGTGATCGTGAGGATGCCGTCGCTGACTTCACGGGTGATCGTCTTCGTGCTCATGGACGCAGGTTAAGCCCTGTAGAAGTCATTCCGAGATTGCCACGGCCACCCTCCAGATGACGACGAACAGGCCGACGACGATCGGATGGACGGTGGTGGCTGCCCGTGCGAGTGATCGCAACACGAGGACGACGGCTCGATCTCCCGCCCAAGCGAGTCTCGCGACTCCGTCGCCGTACAGGTACGCCAACTGGGGTGG from the Amycolatopsis magusensis genome contains:
- a CDS encoding dihydrodipicolinate synthase family protein, with the translated sequence MSSLADRLATVIGLPVVPYDAGGAVDHGLVTALARRLVAHGVRVLTPNGNTGEFYALTPAERRAVLTSVCAACGPGTTIVAGVGFDLGTAAEDARFARDAGADAIMVHQPALPYLAAAGWVEYNAAVAAAVPELGVLPYLSTTAVRGQHIAELTRRAPNVVGLKYSVPDPVVFATTAAEAGDGLLWIAGLAESYAPAYWQAGARGFTSGLVNLAPALSLALLDALRRDDREAATAVWRRIRPFEELRARDRSAGNVSVVKEAMHQRGLCRREVRPPSHVLSETGAREVSDVISPWLGEIPALTVA
- a CDS encoding mandelate racemase/muconate lactonizing enzyme family protein, giving the protein MRIDRLDTFLQRVGDRPRVLVKITTDEGVAGWAEVYNHGPDLAVPPLLDYLFAQIRGMDATRPAFVNRFLLQSCRFPPGALGLAAIAAIDHALWDITGHALGVPVYRLLGGAVRDRVRVYAGLYSAPDVGELRERTAELHERDGFTAFKLSPYRRDPHRTRFGLVAKALGDYFADVRATHPDDWEFAFDAHACLWEPRQAVALGAALAPNEPMFLEEPLRPEHIPAWARIRAELRVPLATGESLYTPNEFLALLTAGGADIVQPDTCVVGGLTQMTKIAALAEAHYVPVSPHNPLGPLATAANVHFAAATVNFGILEFKPETVGWCPDPYEPVDGHLELRPGRPGWGVEIDEAALRADDWVRWHRRVPIRPDGSTAWM
- a CDS encoding MarR family winged helix-turn-helix transcriptional regulator gives rise to the protein MDESLWLDPAEKEAWTGLISLVLLLPGRLEAPLQHDAGLTLFEYLTLSHISEAPERRLRMSELAYLANGSLSRLSNVVKRFEQRGWVERSPDPDDGRYTLAALTDSGYEVVVAAAPTHVRAVRQFVLDPLTATDQQALARIAEKLRVRPIDLE
- a CDS encoding alpha/beta hydrolase codes for the protein MKSRLVVAAMFAAGAAAVARGVRARARLLEAVAPELRGPSMLRLPLALKSRTMLRLIRLAPIPPAPIPDGVEVERRLLTSGIEVYVYDVPGRTRPSGALLWIHGGGYVMGDAATDHTACGRFARELGITVVSVNYRLAPEDPFPAGLDDCFTALRWLHEHAGELGVDPARIAVGGESAGGGLAAALAQRAHDTGDLPVCFQLLVYPMLDDRTTLAERPDALVWTPASNRFGWAAYLGHPSAAGEDRPYAVPARRADLSGLPPAWIGVGDLDLFHDEDLAYAARLTEAGVACQVEVVPGMYHGAVSLVPGAPLVEAFRDSSMRALGTAITG
- a CDS encoding crotonase/enoyl-CoA hydratase family protein, translated to MSTKTITREVSDGILTITLDRPEQLNAFTVTMAEELEAAFVEVNDDDEVRAVIVTGAGRAFCAGMDLSSEGNVFGLDGDRTPGFADLADLDDPELARIRDTGGRVTLAIHDCRKPVIAAINGAAVGIGATMTLAMDARLASAKARIGLVFGRLGVVPEAASTWFLPRVVGLPTALDLAYSADILDAAQSHEAGLVRSVHEPADLLDAARELADRWTRGRSAVAVALTRQMMRRNPASPGPEDAHRVDSLAMFYTSIGDGTEGVAAFREKRDARFTSRASDMPPFYEDWLDSTRD